In a single window of the Niabella ginsenosidivorans genome:
- a CDS encoding aminotransferase class I/II-fold pyridoxal phosphate-dependent enzyme, whose translation MADIFERLIKNYGPIGQHRERAHGYFAFPKLEGEIGSIMKFRGKEVIVWSLNNYLGLANHPEVRKADAEGAAQFGLALPMGARMMSGNSSLHEQLETELASFVHKDDAILLNFGYQGMVSLIDVLCSRHDVIVYDAESHACIIDGLRLHPGHRFVFKHNNIEDFEKQMERATALIEKQKSGGILVITEGVFGMAGDQGKLKEITALKSKYNFRLLVDDAHGFGTLGKTGAGAGEEQGVQDQIDIYFSTFAKSMASIGAFIAGDRQIIDYIRYNIRSQIFAKSLPMPLVIGNLKRLELLRTKPELKQQLWDNALKLQKGLKDRGFDIGTTDSVVTPVYMKGGVEEATAMVMDLRENHRIFCSIVVYPVIPKGHIIYRLIPTAAHTDADIEATLKAFSAVKEKLDAGAYKTNAIPDMAEHK comes from the coding sequence ATGGCAGATATTTTTGAACGGCTGATAAAAAATTACGGGCCTATTGGACAGCACCGCGAAAGAGCTCATGGATACTTTGCCTTCCCCAAGCTGGAAGGAGAAATCGGAAGCATCATGAAATTCAGAGGGAAAGAAGTTATTGTATGGAGCCTGAACAACTACCTGGGCCTGGCTAATCATCCGGAGGTCCGGAAAGCAGATGCGGAGGGCGCTGCTCAATTTGGACTTGCATTACCAATGGGCGCCCGGATGATGAGCGGCAACTCCAGCCTGCACGAGCAACTGGAAACAGAGCTGGCTTCTTTTGTGCATAAGGACGATGCCATACTGCTGAATTTTGGCTACCAGGGAATGGTAAGCCTTATTGATGTTTTATGCAGCCGCCATGATGTAATTGTATACGATGCAGAAAGCCATGCCTGTATTATTGACGGATTGCGCCTGCACCCGGGGCATCGCTTTGTATTCAAGCACAATAATATTGAAGACTTTGAAAAGCAGATGGAACGTGCTACAGCACTGATCGAAAAACAAAAATCGGGCGGCATACTGGTTATTACGGAAGGAGTGTTCGGTATGGCAGGCGACCAGGGCAAACTGAAAGAGATCACTGCTCTCAAGAGCAAATACAATTTCCGCCTGCTGGTAGACGATGCACATGGTTTTGGTACATTAGGCAAAACAGGAGCCGGGGCCGGAGAAGAACAGGGCGTACAGGATCAGATCGATATTTATTTTTCCACTTTTGCAAAATCAATGGCATCTATCGGCGCTTTTATTGCCGGCGACCGCCAGATCATCGATTATATCCGCTACAATATCAGGAGCCAGATCTTTGCAAAAAGCCTGCCCATGCCGCTGGTAATCGGCAACCTGAAACGGCTTGAGTTGCTGCGCACAAAGCCGGAATTAAAACAACAACTTTGGGACAATGCCCTGAAACTGCAAAAAGGCCTTAAAGACAGAGGCTTTGACATTGGTACCACAGATTCAGTGGTAACGCCGGTTTATATGAAAGGCGGCGTAGAAGAAGCTACTGCTATGGTTATGGATCTCAGGGAAAACCACAGGATCTTCTGCTCTATTGTAGTATATCCCGTTATTCCCAAAGGACATATTATTTACCGCCTGATACCCACAGCAGCGCATACAGATGCCGATATTGAAGCTACCTTAAAAGCTTTTTCAGCTGTCAAAGAAAAACTGGATGCCGGCGCTTACAAAACAAATGCTATACCAGACATGGCTGAGCATAAATAA